The DNA sequence taatatatatgacTCAAACACTGACATCATGCATGATGATACTTGAATAAGTATCGATCTTATTTAATAATTTGAAGAAGATGGAATGCATGCATGAAAGGAAGCTACTTCATCTCAGCTTTGATGGCAGCAACCAATTGATCATAAGCCACTCCCCATGCATCGCTCAATGCTGCTGACCATTGTTCACCAACTCCTTCTTTTATAGTCTCCAAAAGTGCCGATTTTGCCACCTTTTTTTATTTCAGTTTTTcattaattaacaaattaaaaccaaccaaaaaattaacaatataaCAATACTTACTATTTATGTATCaatgtatatattattttttacacattttaattatatattttatattttaacatgtattttatacaaataatttattttacgGCATTTTTGTTGTACATATcatgatttaaaataaattgaattgtATATATACCGCAAAGTGTGCATCTTGAATACCAAGTTTGAGATGAACAACGCCTAAATGTTTCAAGTTTGATTCTCCTACCGTCACTTTTCCAGCTTTTCGTAGTTGAACTGCCGATTCAGCAATCTGCAatgtaatataatattatttataagaataaatatagaaaactaataaaattcttatttgtttgtaaaatttaaaatttaagatttaaaataaaaataatttaaaaaattatattaactaatattaactaaaaaagTTGACTACTCTTAATTGAATTCTATTGATAGATAAAGTCATAATTTATACTTATTATGATAAAGTATGTTCATATATTATAGAGTTTAATTTGAAAGGTTAGATTCTTTATCCACATAAAATAAAATGGCGACACGGACAAGTAATAATTAAGACAAagcatatattatatataccaTGACAAAGACAAGGTTGGCATGTGTCTTAAGCTTAGGGTTTTGCTCCAAAGGAACACTTGTATCTCTCAAATATGAGAACAATGGCGTTGCTTCTGGGGCAGCACTGAATATtctacaaaattttaatttgttggaGTATATTATAAGGTCAGTCattgaatataaatatataaaatataatatctTGAATTATACATGTCATGCCACTggtagaaaaattatttttagtgagcatttattttatttttatcaataataaaaatatagtcactaatatatttattagtaattaaatattaatcgTCTTATGTTTCATTGTTAAAAATCTTTTAATagttacaaaatatatataattgccatttataaaatataataataataacaaatatataattgttataaaaatataaattaaataagataaataattaCCATTATATTATTGTTACTAAAAGTTTATCgctaaaaacatttttttttggtAGTGTGCATGCTTCAATAATTAAGATCAAGATAATAAATTAAAGCTAAATTAtaaagaaattgaaatgaattaataattatttacttCAAGAAAAACTTGAGACCGTGGTCCGCAGAATTGTTCTTGAGAACATTCCATGAGTTCACCACGAGGGATTCTTGCTCTGCCGTGAATGCCATGATTATATtgctaataattaattaaggtcCAAGTTTATATAGTTAACAATAATAGATGAAGAAACCTTATTTGATGTTGAAGAATGCATGGTTTGGTGTGAAATATTTATAGTGCATTGCATGGACAAGTAGTTGGCCCTTCATGTAATGCAATGGTGGTACCACCACTTAAttagccttttttttttttgggagaACATTAAACATTGTCATTTGGCTACAACATAATTTGAAAAGTTGTCATCATTTGATTTTTAGTCatcattaatttatttatttttattttacccAACTTCTTGTATCCTTTCTCAGCCTGCAAAAGGCAATTTCTgctatttaaattttgttagtGAATATAAAgtagggtaaagtatatttttgtttttgaaatttggtaaaaattttaaaaatattcttaaattttattttatttcaattttatttcaaaagttttcgatttgtATTAAATATACCTTCGACggcaaaattttaaaaaaatttaagaccaatctaacaataatgcatgaaaattatgcttgatttgcttgtgttgagggttgttcttatgaaattgttgttgaattgattttaaattttttaaaaaattagccatcaagggtatatttgatgcaaatcgaaaactttaattttgggacaaaattaaaaaaaaaataaaacttaggagtatttttaaaacttttatcaaactttagagacaaaaatatactttactctctaaagtatttcgcatattttagtatatagatataaataaataacttttgTGATTATTATTGGagatattattaaatattaaattatacaatCATGTTAGGTatacttaaaaaataatcactcatatataataatacatgttaaaataaaaaaatatgttaaaaataaattaaataataatatatatttatatacaaatatataatgacTGATTTTTAGTGTGCAcatagtatttttaaaaattatatttaaatttgttgttggtccataaaaattatattagaaaATTATGATTAAGAAGATGAcaaaatcttatatttattGTGATTCCAAAACAAGGTTAGATCGTTATTTTATATAAGAgactaacaaaaactaaattttttttcaaattcagAATATGAAATACATTTATTaaacttaatttattttcaaatataaaatttaatttcacaATTTTTTAACCATAGACTTTGGTTAAGTTGTCATTGCCCATAAagacttttttattattcattttttcGTATGTTTTGAATTGATTGTAATCATTGCAAACATTAACAATAACCCTAAAATCTAACCACCATTCaagtaattatttttgtgttgCCATGTTGAGTTTTATAATCATAGCATACAATATGTATATTTTGTACTTTTTTTACAACCATATATAATAACTAAGTCTTTTTCTTCCACTAAATTGGCCCTTAATGTTTTTTTTCCAAAAGTCTATATTCTTTGATGTAATGTCCTTTCTTATAACAATGATAACATTCTGTGTCTCTTCTTGTCTTACTTAGGATCTtttgataacttttttttttctttttattggtGTTGTCTTCACCAATATGATTCATTTTAGAACTTTGAAAAAGATACACATCATTACGTTTTTGAGTTTTTTCTTTTATACGTATATGCCTTAATAATTTCTCAATTGTGAAGTCCTCACCAAGATGTAAAAATTTCTTCCTATAATCATTACAAGATgaagacaattttaaaataattattccaACTTGTAATGATTCAAGAATCACCACTTGTATAGATCACGAAATCTACTTACAAGGATTTGTAATTCATGAATTTGATCCATAACATACAGGTATAGTATcattcataataaatttaaaatatttcaaCATAATAGACTTATTATATGTTCATTGTCGTTCAATATTGTACTTTTCTTCCAAAAACTTCCAAATCTCCAGTGGTAATTAAATTAACATGTAGAGATCGTAGAGTCAGTCGGATAAAATGTTGAGAATATGACCTTGATATGCAAAAGTATCTTCATCACGTTTCTTCTTTAATTAAGTAAtaatcttttccttttcttttggTGTGGTATTTTCAGCGGCATCGATAATTGGTGTTGTCTTTGgatcaattacatatgcaagattgagaaccaaaataaaaaatattatcttatTCTTCCAACAGTTGAAGTTCATTCCATTAAAGCGATCTAACTTAATAAATTCTTGATTCATGACCTTAAATGTAGTATTCTGATCCTGAGCCATCTTTAAAAATATCTCTCTAAAATTATTGGAAAATTATGATTAAGAAGATGATAAAATCTTATATTTGTTGTGATTTTAAGACACAATTAGATTGTTTTGTTTAGAGAGATATCTGTCTCTACACTTAATTGTTATAGAGTTGATGAAAATGTTCTCACACACGATACAAATACACAAAATATTCATAAATTAtactattataaataaatttaattattctactataataaatttga is a window from the Arachis stenosperma cultivar V10309 chromosome 3, arast.V10309.gnm1.PFL2, whole genome shotgun sequence genome containing:
- the LOC130969093 gene encoding non-legume hemoglobin-like, whose amino-acid sequence is MAFTAEQESLVVNSWNVLKNNSADHGLKFFLKIFSAAPEATPLFSYLRDTSVPLEQNPKLKTHANLVFVMIAESAVQLRKAGKVTVGESNLKHLGVVHLKLGIQDAHFAVAKSALLETIKEGVGEQWSAALSDAWGVAYDQLVAAIKAEMK